The following are encoded together in the Nocardioides thalensis genome:
- a CDS encoding calcium-binding protein, translated as MRAVIRPLSLLGLAVCLAAPPLVAAAGPGAVPAAPKPPCEQSVSGTAGDDLLEGTAGRDIMCGRAGNDVLEAFRGRDVVRGGTGDDQTEGGPGADELRGQEGADLLVGLAGDDRGFGGQGVDRVIGNAGNDLLNPGKGADDLTEGGDGRDMIILADGKPDETAVCGAGRDKVRMDEGDVADPDCEVVVTFGDGLTPDPAGRR; from the coding sequence ATGCGCGCCGTCATCCGTCCCCTCTCCCTGCTCGGCCTCGCGGTGTGCCTGGCCGCTCCACCGCTCGTCGCGGCGGCCGGCCCGGGTGCCGTGCCCGCCGCGCCGAAGCCGCCGTGCGAGCAGTCGGTGAGCGGCACGGCGGGCGACGACCTGCTCGAGGGCACCGCCGGGCGCGACATCATGTGCGGCCGCGCGGGCAACGACGTGCTCGAGGCGTTCCGTGGCCGCGACGTCGTGCGCGGCGGCACCGGCGATGACCAGACCGAGGGCGGGCCGGGCGCCGACGAGCTCCGTGGCCAGGAGGGTGCCGACCTCCTGGTGGGCCTCGCCGGTGACGACCGCGGGTTCGGCGGCCAGGGCGTCGACCGGGTGATCGGCAACGCCGGCAACGACCTGCTCAACCCGGGCAAGGGCGCCGACGACCTCACCGAGGGAGGCGACGGCCGCGACATGATCATCCTCGCCGACGGCAAGCCGGACGAGACCGCGGTGTGCGGCGCCGGCCGCGACAAGGTGCGGATGGACGAGGGCGACGTCGCCGACCCGGACTGCGAGGTCGTCGTGACCTTCGGCGACGGGCTGACCCCCGACCCCGCCGGCCGCCGCTAG
- the cobT gene encoding nicotinate-nucleotide--dimethylbenzimidazole phosphoribosyltransferase, with the protein MTATAVRPPDPDVLAAARDRLAGLATPAGALGRLGDLGTWLAACQGSVPPAPLDDVRLVIFAGDHGVAAHGVSAYPPAITAAMVRTFVAGRAGVNALAAAHGVHVRVLDLGVDWDLAQLDDVPADVTAHKVRRSSGAIHLEDALSADELEAALGAGRRVALDEIAAGAQLLLSGDMGIGNTTPAAAMVAAALGLPAAEVTGRGTGVDDATLDHKTAVVQTALDRAGDRLDDPLQTLQAVSSADLAATVGYLVQAAESGTPVLLDGLMSVACALTADRLAPGAAAWFAAGHRSTEPAQALALEKLGLEPVLDLGMRLGEGSGAVAAVPVLRSAVAVLRDVALLSDLM; encoded by the coding sequence GTGACAGCTACCGCCGTACGCCCGCCGGACCCCGACGTCCTCGCCGCCGCCCGCGACCGCCTCGCGGGCCTGGCCACCCCGGCCGGTGCACTGGGCCGGCTCGGCGACCTCGGCACCTGGCTGGCGGCCTGCCAGGGCAGCGTGCCGCCCGCCCCGCTCGACGACGTGCGGCTGGTGATCTTCGCCGGCGACCACGGGGTCGCGGCGCACGGCGTCTCCGCCTACCCACCGGCGATCACCGCGGCGATGGTGCGCACGTTCGTCGCGGGGCGTGCGGGCGTCAACGCGCTCGCCGCCGCGCACGGTGTCCACGTCCGGGTGCTCGACCTCGGCGTCGACTGGGACCTCGCGCAGCTCGACGACGTGCCCGCGGACGTGACCGCCCACAAGGTACGGCGCAGCAGCGGGGCGATCCACCTCGAGGACGCGCTCTCGGCCGACGAGCTCGAGGCAGCGCTCGGGGCGGGCCGGCGCGTCGCCCTCGACGAGATCGCGGCGGGCGCGCAGCTGCTGCTGTCGGGCGACATGGGCATCGGCAACACGACCCCGGCGGCGGCGATGGTCGCCGCCGCCCTCGGGCTGCCGGCCGCCGAGGTGACCGGGCGCGGCACCGGCGTCGACGACGCCACTCTCGACCACAAGACCGCGGTCGTGCAGACCGCGCTCGACCGCGCCGGCGACCGCCTGGACGACCCGCTGCAGACGCTGCAGGCGGTCAGCAGCGCCGACCTGGCCGCGACCGTGGGCTACCTCGTGCAGGCCGCCGAGAGCGGGACCCCGGTGCTGCTGGACGGCCTGATGTCCGTCGCTTGCGCGCTCACCGCCGACCGGCTCGCACCGGGCGCCGCCGCGTGGTTCGCCGCCGGGCACCGCTCGACCGAGCCCGCCCAGGCGCTGGCGCTGGAGAAGCTCGGCCTCGAGCCGGTGCTCGACCTCGGCATGCGGCTCGGGGAGGGCTCGGGCGCCGTCGCGGCCGTGCCGGTGCTGCGCTCGGCGGTCGCAGTGCTGCGCGACGTCGCGCTGCTCTCCGACCTCATGTGA
- a CDS encoding LON peptidase substrate-binding domain-containing protein gives MTDRLPMFPLNMVVYPGVSVPLRVFEDRYRALVHHLLRIDDPAERVFGSVGIREGYEVGDHGAQSLFRVGVRLQLTEVESHADGTFDVVAVGRDRIRLDRLDGTGNFPVGEVDQLPEPTVPVDADVVERARATFTAYRFALREIAQDPFNGSLPEDPLYLSWTLAACAPLPMAERQELLEADDAGHRLILVTDLLREELRAMNVISSLPATEVARTRWSPN, from the coding sequence GTGACCGACCGACTGCCGATGTTCCCGCTGAACATGGTGGTCTATCCCGGCGTCAGCGTGCCGTTGCGGGTGTTCGAGGACCGCTACCGGGCGCTCGTCCACCACCTGCTGCGGATCGACGACCCGGCCGAGCGCGTCTTCGGCTCCGTCGGCATCCGGGAGGGCTACGAGGTCGGCGACCACGGCGCCCAGTCGCTGTTCCGGGTCGGCGTCCGGCTGCAGCTGACCGAGGTCGAGAGCCACGCCGACGGCACGTTCGACGTCGTCGCTGTCGGTCGCGACCGGATCCGGCTGGACCGGCTCGACGGCACCGGGAACTTCCCGGTCGGCGAGGTCGACCAGCTGCCCGAGCCGACCGTGCCCGTCGACGCCGACGTCGTCGAGCGGGCGCGGGCCACCTTCACCGCCTACCGGTTCGCCCTGCGCGAGATCGCCCAGGACCCGTTCAACGGCAGCTTGCCCGAGGACCCGCTCTACCTGTCGTGGACGCTCGCGGCGTGCGCTCCCCTGCCGATGGCCGAGCGCCAGGAGCTCCTCGAGGCCGACGACGCGGGCCACCGACTGATCCTCGTCACCGACCTGCTCCGGGAGGAGCTGCGGGCGATGAACGTCATCTCCTCGCTGCCCGCGACCGAGGTCGCCCGCACGCGGTGGTCACCGAACTGA
- a CDS encoding bifunctional RNase H/acid phosphatase, which produces MPDPGRHRSVLIEADGGSRGNPGPAAYGAVLKDAETGEVIAEEGTTIGVASNNVAEYSGLIAGLRMAAELAPDADVEVRMDSKLVVEQMSGRWKVKHPAMKPLALEASRLAPSGTTYTWVPREQNKHADRLANEALDGKRSGVTVAGEDPYREPADEAESLIEEVEEPAAEPGITGTTTLVLVRHGVTEHTSSKRFSGGLGGANPGLSEEGRAQALATAEWLKERGIGVDTVVASPVRRTRETADIVAAALDLGVEEEPGFAEMEFGEWDGLTFVEVMEKDKDAFQAWVSDMAAAPPGGESFHAVEERVLAALTRLVAAHAGETLVVVSHVTPIKTLVAHALGAPLEAVFRMDLQPAAVSIVSFFPDHRTGERRGALKLYNALPAARTDGPL; this is translated from the coding sequence GTGCCTGATCCTGGTCGTCACCGGTCGGTCCTGATCGAGGCCGACGGCGGCTCCCGCGGCAACCCCGGCCCCGCGGCGTACGGCGCCGTCCTCAAGGACGCCGAGACCGGCGAGGTCATCGCGGAGGAGGGCACGACCATCGGGGTCGCGTCCAACAACGTCGCCGAGTACTCCGGCCTGATCGCCGGGCTCCGGATGGCGGCGGAGCTCGCGCCGGACGCCGACGTCGAGGTCCGGATGGACTCCAAGCTGGTGGTCGAGCAGATGAGCGGGCGCTGGAAGGTCAAGCACCCCGCCATGAAGCCGCTCGCGCTCGAGGCCAGCCGGCTCGCCCCGTCCGGCACGACCTACACCTGGGTGCCGCGCGAGCAGAACAAGCACGCCGACCGGCTCGCCAACGAGGCCCTCGACGGCAAGCGGTCGGGCGTCACGGTCGCGGGAGAGGACCCCTACCGCGAGCCGGCGGACGAGGCCGAGTCGCTCATCGAGGAGGTCGAGGAGCCGGCGGCCGAGCCGGGCATCACCGGTACGACGACGCTGGTGCTGGTGCGGCACGGCGTCACCGAGCACACCTCGTCCAAGCGGTTCTCCGGAGGACTCGGCGGCGCCAACCCCGGACTGAGCGAGGAGGGCCGGGCGCAGGCGCTGGCCACCGCCGAGTGGCTCAAGGAGCGGGGGATCGGCGTCGACACCGTCGTCGCGTCTCCCGTGCGCCGCACCCGCGAGACGGCCGACATCGTCGCCGCCGCGCTCGACCTCGGGGTCGAGGAGGAGCCCGGCTTCGCCGAGATGGAGTTCGGCGAGTGGGACGGGCTGACCTTCGTCGAGGTCATGGAGAAGGACAAGGACGCCTTCCAGGCCTGGGTCTCGGACATGGCGGCCGCGCCGCCCGGCGGCGAGTCCTTCCACGCCGTGGAGGAGCGGGTGCTCGCCGCACTCACCCGCCTCGTCGCCGCCCACGCCGGGGAGACCCTGGTGGTCGTCAGCCACGTGACGCCGATCAAGACCCTGGTCGCCCACGCGCTCGGCGCACCGCTCGAGGCGGTGTTCCGGATGGACCTCCAGCCGGCCGCCGTGTCCATCGTGTCGTTCTTCCCCGACCACCGCACGGGCGAGCGGCGCGGGGCGCTCAAGCTCTACAACGCGCTTCCGGCCGCCCGCACCGACGGTCCGCTCTGA
- the dnaE gene encoding DNA polymerase III subunit alpha yields MAAGGDRTDFVHLHVHTEYSMLDGASLLDGLFTRVSDLGMSSIAMTDHGNLHGAYDFYKKAHKYGVKPIIGIEAYLTPGTERGERRRVKWGRGNGVDGAEEGGDDVAGGGAYTHMTMWAESTEGMHNLFRLSSRSSLEGFFYKPRMDKELLQEHSKGLMVSTGCPSGAIQTRLRLGQWDEAVREAGELQDIFGRDSVFLELMDHGIDIEKRVRDDLLRLGKELGIPPVATNDSHYNNPEDAAAHDALICVASGKRLSDTNRLKFDGGGYYIKSAAEMRELWADRFGMPEACDNTLAIAERCDVEFTESTGGYMARADVPEGETEESWFRKEVWRGIESRYPGDRLDQEVRDRVEMELAIISQKGYCGYYLVVADFINWAKDNGIRVGPGRGSGAGSIAAYALRITDLCPLEHGLFFERFLNPERPSMPDFDIDFDDHRRGEVIQYVTEKYGAERVAQIATFGRLKSKAAIKDAARVLDHGFAISDMITKALPADVMGKGVPLKDLFNPEHKRYNDGQEFRALHEQNPDVRTIYETARGLEGQIRNWGVHAAGVIMSSEPLIDVVPIMARPQDGAIITQFDYPMCESLGLVKMDFLGLSNLHTLEDAVANIKANRGEDVVLEDLPFDDRATYELMGRGDTLGVFQLDGGGMRALLRSMLPDKFADITAVSALYRPGPMGADSHNKYARRKNGREPIEPIHPALAEPLEEVLGETYGLIVYQEQVMAIAQVLAGFSLGAADNMRRAMGKKKKEELDKQYAGFEAGMLERGYPQDAVKTLWDILVPFADYAFNKSHSAAYGVITYWTAYLKANYPTEYMAALLTSVKNDKDKMAIYLNECRRMKIAVLPPDVNESSHDFTAVGSDIRFGMTAVRNVGANVVEQIVAAREEKGRYESFNDFLEKVPALVCNKRVIESLIKAGAFDDLKHKRRSLVAIHETAVDQYVDIKRNEAIGQDSLFAGLDMDGDGGLGAGFGVSVTIPDLEEWDKRTLLAHERDMLGLYVSDHPLLGLEHVLSSGTDTTIGQLLEDEDRPDGSTVTVAGLVTSVQRKITKKGDPWAMITLEDLEGAIDVLLFPSAYQLASPLLEHDAILTVRGRLSRSKDQPELHGQEVTAPDLDRGNAEGPVIISLPSTRCTPQNVAGLKEILAAHPGLNEVRLQLLTRDATKLMRLEARVSPSPALFADLKQLLGPGCLAG; encoded by the coding sequence ATGGCAGCCGGAGGGGACCGCACCGACTTCGTCCACCTGCACGTCCACACCGAGTACTCCATGCTCGACGGGGCGTCCCTTCTCGACGGTCTCTTCACGCGCGTGAGCGACCTCGGGATGTCGTCGATCGCGATGACCGACCACGGCAACCTCCACGGCGCCTACGACTTCTACAAGAAGGCCCACAAGTACGGCGTCAAGCCGATCATCGGCATCGAGGCCTACCTGACGCCCGGCACCGAGCGGGGCGAGCGGCGCCGCGTCAAGTGGGGCAGGGGCAACGGCGTCGACGGGGCCGAGGAGGGCGGCGACGACGTCGCCGGCGGCGGCGCCTACACCCACATGACGATGTGGGCCGAGAGCACCGAGGGCATGCACAACCTGTTCCGGCTCTCGTCGCGCTCCAGCCTCGAGGGCTTCTTCTACAAGCCCCGCATGGACAAGGAGCTGCTCCAGGAGCACAGCAAGGGGCTGATGGTCTCCACCGGCTGCCCGAGCGGCGCGATCCAGACCCGCCTCCGCCTCGGCCAGTGGGACGAGGCGGTCCGCGAGGCCGGCGAGCTCCAGGACATCTTCGGTCGCGACAGCGTGTTCCTCGAGCTGATGGACCACGGCATCGACATCGAGAAGCGCGTGCGCGACGACCTGCTCCGGCTCGGCAAGGAGCTCGGGATCCCGCCGGTCGCCACCAACGACTCCCACTACAACAACCCCGAGGACGCCGCGGCCCACGACGCCCTCATCTGCGTCGCGTCCGGCAAGCGGCTCTCCGACACCAACCGCCTGAAGTTCGACGGCGGCGGCTACTACATCAAGTCCGCCGCCGAGATGCGCGAGCTGTGGGCCGACCGCTTCGGCATGCCGGAGGCCTGCGACAACACGCTGGCGATCGCCGAGCGCTGCGACGTCGAGTTCACCGAGTCCACGGGCGGCTACATGGCGCGCGCCGACGTGCCGGAGGGCGAGACCGAGGAGAGCTGGTTCCGCAAGGAGGTCTGGCGCGGCATCGAGTCGCGCTACCCCGGCGACCGGCTCGACCAGGAGGTGCGCGACCGGGTCGAGATGGAGCTCGCGATCATCTCCCAGAAGGGCTACTGCGGCTACTACCTCGTGGTCGCCGACTTCATCAACTGGGCCAAGGACAACGGCATCCGGGTGGGGCCCGGCCGCGGCTCCGGTGCCGGGTCGATCGCCGCCTACGCGCTGCGCATCACCGACCTGTGTCCCCTCGAGCACGGGCTCTTCTTCGAGCGGTTCCTCAACCCCGAGCGACCGTCGATGCCCGACTTCGACATCGACTTCGACGACCACCGACGCGGCGAGGTCATCCAGTACGTCACCGAGAAGTACGGCGCCGAGCGGGTCGCGCAGATCGCGACGTTCGGGCGGCTGAAGTCCAAGGCCGCGATCAAGGACGCCGCCCGCGTGCTCGACCACGGGTTCGCGATCAGCGACATGATCACCAAGGCGCTCCCCGCCGACGTGATGGGCAAGGGCGTCCCGCTCAAGGACCTCTTCAACCCCGAGCACAAGCGCTACAACGACGGCCAGGAGTTCCGCGCGCTCCACGAGCAGAACCCCGACGTCCGCACGATCTACGAGACCGCCCGCGGGCTCGAGGGCCAGATCCGCAACTGGGGCGTCCACGCCGCCGGCGTCATCATGTCCAGCGAGCCCCTGATCGACGTGGTGCCGATCATGGCCCGTCCGCAGGACGGCGCGATCATCACCCAGTTCGACTACCCGATGTGCGAGTCGCTGGGCCTGGTCAAGATGGACTTCCTCGGGCTGTCCAACCTCCACACGCTCGAGGACGCGGTCGCCAACATCAAGGCCAACCGCGGCGAGGACGTCGTGCTCGAGGACCTGCCCTTCGACGACCGGGCCACCTACGAGCTGATGGGCCGCGGCGACACGCTCGGCGTCTTCCAGCTCGACGGTGGCGGCATGCGCGCGCTGCTGCGCTCGATGCTCCCCGACAAGTTCGCCGACATCACCGCCGTCTCCGCGCTCTACCGGCCGGGCCCGATGGGCGCCGACTCGCACAACAAGTACGCGCGCCGCAAGAACGGCCGCGAGCCGATCGAGCCGATCCATCCCGCGCTCGCCGAGCCGCTCGAGGAGGTTCTGGGGGAGACCTACGGCCTGATCGTCTACCAGGAGCAGGTCATGGCGATCGCGCAGGTGCTCGCCGGCTTCTCGCTCGGCGCCGCAGACAACATGCGCCGTGCGATGGGCAAGAAGAAGAAGGAGGAGCTCGACAAGCAGTACGCCGGCTTCGAGGCCGGCATGCTCGAGCGGGGCTACCCGCAGGACGCGGTCAAGACGCTCTGGGACATCCTCGTCCCGTTCGCCGACTACGCGTTCAACAAGTCGCACTCCGCCGCCTACGGCGTCATCACCTACTGGACCGCCTACCTCAAGGCCAACTACCCGACCGAGTACATGGCGGCGCTCCTGACCTCGGTCAAGAACGACAAGGACAAGATGGCGATCTACCTCAACGAGTGTCGCCGGATGAAGATCGCGGTCCTGCCTCCCGACGTCAACGAGTCGTCCCACGACTTCACGGCCGTCGGCAGCGACATCCGCTTCGGCATGACCGCCGTGCGCAACGTCGGCGCCAACGTCGTCGAGCAGATCGTCGCGGCGCGCGAGGAGAAGGGCCGCTACGAGTCCTTCAACGACTTCCTCGAGAAGGTGCCGGCGCTCGTCTGCAACAAGCGGGTCATCGAGTCCCTGATCAAGGCGGGGGCGTTCGACGACCTCAAGCACAAGCGCCGCTCGCTGGTCGCGATCCACGAGACCGCCGTCGACCAGTACGTCGACATCAAGCGCAACGAGGCGATCGGCCAGGACTCGCTGTTCGCCGGCCTCGACATGGACGGCGACGGCGGCCTCGGCGCCGGGTTCGGGGTGAGCGTGACGATCCCCGACCTCGAGGAGTGGGACAAGCGCACGCTGCTCGCCCACGAGCGCGACATGCTCGGCCTCTACGTCTCCGACCACCCGCTGCTCGGGCTCGAGCACGTGCTCTCCAGCGGCACCGACACCACGATCGGCCAGCTGCTCGAGGACGAGGACCGGCCCGACGGCTCGACGGTCACGGTCGCGGGCCTGGTCACCAGCGTGCAGCGCAAGATCACCAAGAAGGGCGATCCCTGGGCGATGATCACGCTCGAGGACCTCGAGGGTGCGATCGACGTGCTGCTGTTCCCCAGCGCCTACCAGCTCGCCTCGCCGCTGCTCGAGCACGACGCGATCCTCACCGTCCGAGGCCGGCTCTCCCGCAGCAAGGACCAGCCCGAGCTGCACGGCCAGGAGGTCACCGCGCCCGACCTCGACCGCGGCAACGCCGAGGGCCCGGTCATCATCAGCCTGCCCTCGACGCGGTGCACGCCGCAGAACGTCGCGGGCCTCAAGGAGATCCTCGCCGCCCACCCGGGCCTCAACGAGGTCCGGCTCCAGCTGCTCACCCGCGACGCGACGAAGCTGATGCGGCTCGAGGCCCGGGTCAGCCCGAGCCCGGCGCTCTTCGCCGACCTCAAGCAGCTCCTCGGCCCGGGGTGCCTCGCCGGATGA
- the cobU gene encoding bifunctional adenosylcobinamide kinase/adenosylcobinamide-phosphate guanylyltransferase — MAEPGAASAAAKVLVTGGVRSGKSVHAESLFSKSAPVTYVAAGPTYDDADWAARVARHQERRPAWWTTVETIDVAVAIDQAAGPVLVDCLGTWLTAVIDEAGLWEAPVGEVEDAVLSPLAEIVDAVAASPGRVVLVTNEVGLGVVPEHRSGRVFRDLLGTVNQRLATACDEVHLVVAGRVLVL; from the coding sequence TTGGCTGAGCCCGGGGCGGCGTCGGCCGCTGCGAAGGTCCTGGTCACCGGGGGAGTGCGCTCCGGGAAGTCGGTGCACGCCGAGAGCCTGTTCTCGAAGTCGGCGCCGGTGACCTACGTCGCGGCCGGACCCACCTACGACGACGCCGACTGGGCCGCGCGCGTCGCCCGGCACCAGGAGCGGCGGCCGGCGTGGTGGACGACGGTCGAGACCATCGACGTCGCGGTGGCGATCGACCAGGCGGCGGGCCCGGTGCTGGTCGACTGCCTCGGCACCTGGCTCACCGCCGTGATCGACGAGGCCGGGCTGTGGGAGGCCCCGGTGGGCGAGGTCGAGGACGCCGTGCTCTCGCCGCTCGCCGAGATCGTCGACGCGGTCGCCGCCTCGCCCGGCCGGGTCGTCCTGGTGACCAACGAGGTCGGCCTCGGCGTGGTGCCCGAGCACCGGTCCGGCCGGGTGTTCCGCGACCTGCTCGGCACGGTCAACCAGCGTCTCGCGACCGCGTGCGACGAGGTCCACCTGGTCGTCGCGGGCCGCGTGCTGGTGCTCTAG
- a CDS encoding RNB domain-containing ribonuclease, translating into MPSNLVVRVKAESAGSADLKEALAKVEQELELPTGFPADVTAAAERAAAGAVLPELDRTDIEFLTIDPEGSRDLDQALHIERDPDGGFVVHYAIADVAAFVRPGDPIDVEAHRRGETLYGADHRIPLHPPGLSEGAASLLPDQTCPALLWTMQVDATGEGTSVRVERALVRSRQQLSYVGAQAALDDGSAGEVLQLLREVGTLREAKEQERGGISLPLPEQEVHEEGGRLTLEFREQLPVELWNAQISLMTGMAAATLMLEGRIGVLRTLPPPDPRDVARLRRVAKGLRIDWPGDVDYPELIRSLDRTLPAHQAMAVAATRLLRGSGYAAFDGELPEQTLHSAIAAPYAHVTAPLRRLGDRYTGEVCVALCAGQPVPDWVRAALPDLPKTLQDSARRANAYERAILDVLEAGLLQGRVGEEFTGVVTSVDEKDERRGVVLVEAIGVEAPLVSASGPLPLGTEVAVRLTVADLSARKVEFTVG; encoded by the coding sequence ATGCCGAGCAATCTCGTGGTCCGGGTCAAGGCCGAGTCAGCAGGGTCCGCGGACCTGAAGGAGGCGCTGGCGAAGGTCGAGCAGGAGCTCGAGCTCCCCACCGGCTTCCCGGCCGACGTCACGGCCGCCGCCGAGCGGGCCGCCGCGGGCGCGGTGCTCCCCGAGCTCGACCGCACGGACATCGAGTTCCTGACGATCGACCCCGAGGGCTCCCGCGACCTCGACCAGGCGCTGCACATCGAGCGCGATCCTGACGGCGGTTTCGTCGTCCACTACGCGATCGCCGACGTCGCGGCGTTCGTGAGGCCGGGCGACCCGATCGACGTCGAGGCGCACCGCCGGGGTGAGACGCTCTACGGCGCCGACCACCGGATCCCGCTGCACCCGCCCGGCCTCTCGGAGGGCGCCGCGTCGCTGCTGCCCGACCAGACCTGCCCCGCCCTGCTGTGGACGATGCAGGTCGACGCCACCGGCGAGGGCACGTCGGTCCGCGTGGAGCGGGCGCTGGTGCGGTCCCGCCAGCAGCTGTCGTACGTCGGCGCGCAGGCCGCGCTCGACGACGGCTCGGCGGGCGAGGTGCTGCAGCTGCTCCGCGAGGTCGGCACCCTGCGGGAGGCGAAGGAGCAGGAGCGCGGGGGCATCTCGCTGCCGCTCCCCGAGCAGGAGGTGCACGAGGAAGGCGGGCGGCTCACCCTGGAGTTCCGCGAGCAGCTTCCGGTGGAGCTCTGGAACGCCCAGATCTCGCTGATGACCGGCATGGCTGCCGCGACGCTGATGCTCGAGGGCCGGATCGGCGTGCTCCGCACGCTGCCGCCGCCCGACCCCCGCGACGTGGCCCGGCTCCGAAGGGTCGCGAAGGGCCTGCGAATCGACTGGCCCGGCGACGTGGACTACCCCGAGCTCATCCGCTCGCTCGACCGGACCCTCCCGGCCCACCAGGCGATGGCCGTCGCGGCCACCCGGCTGCTGCGCGGCTCCGGCTACGCGGCGTTCGACGGCGAGCTGCCGGAGCAGACGCTGCACAGCGCGATCGCGGCGCCGTACGCCCACGTCACTGCGCCGCTGCGACGGCTCGGCGACCGCTACACGGGCGAGGTGTGCGTGGCGCTGTGCGCCGGGCAGCCGGTGCCCGACTGGGTGCGTGCCGCGCTGCCCGACCTGCCGAAGACGCTGCAGGACTCCGCCCGCCGTGCCAACGCCTACGAGCGCGCGATCCTGGACGTGCTGGAGGCCGGGCTGCTCCAGGGGCGGGTCGGCGAGGAGTTCACGGGCGTCGTGACCTCCGTCGACGAGAAGGACGAGCGCCGCGGCGTGGTCCTGGTCGAGGCGATCGGCGTGGAGGCGCCGCTGGTGTCGGCCTCGGGGCCGCTGCCGCTCGGCACCGAGGTGGCCGTGCGGCTCACCGTGGCCGACCTGTCCGCCCGGAAGGTGGAGTTCACCGTTGGCTGA
- the yaaA gene encoding peroxide stress protein YaaA, with protein sequence MLILLPPSEGKTAPGRGRALDLDSLALPVLTDARKRVLHALVGLCRDEPEVAVTALGLTAGQAEHVARNAGLESAPTARADRVYTGVLYDALDAATLSPAARRRAATRLAVTSSLFGLVRPGDRIPAYRLSGDAALPDVGPVAGVWRDALGPAVDESLRRGLLVDLRSSMYAAFWRPPAELAPRVATVRVLHEVDGTRKVVSHFNKATKGRIVRALLEDGADPRTPAALADALRDLGWTVEVGERTKKGTQLDVVVSDL encoded by the coding sequence GTGCTGATCCTGCTGCCGCCCAGCGAGGGCAAGACCGCGCCCGGCCGGGGCCGGGCCCTCGACCTGGACTCGCTGGCCCTGCCGGTGCTCACCGACGCGCGGAAGCGGGTGCTGCACGCGCTGGTCGGCCTGTGCCGCGACGAGCCGGAGGTCGCCGTGACGGCGCTCGGGCTCACCGCCGGCCAGGCCGAGCACGTCGCCCGCAACGCCGGCCTCGAGTCGGCGCCGACGGCCCGCGCCGACCGCGTCTACACCGGCGTCCTCTACGACGCGCTCGACGCCGCCACCCTGTCCCCCGCTGCCCGCCGGCGCGCGGCGACCCGGCTCGCCGTGACGTCCAGCCTGTTCGGCCTGGTGCGCCCGGGCGACCGGATCCCCGCCTACCGTCTGTCCGGCGACGCAGCGCTGCCGGACGTCGGGCCGGTCGCGGGGGTGTGGCGCGACGCGCTCGGCCCGGCTGTCGACGAGTCGCTCCGCCGCGGACTCCTGGTCGACCTGCGCTCGAGCATGTACGCCGCGTTCTGGCGTCCGCCCGCCGAGCTGGCGCCGCGCGTCGCGACGGTGCGGGTGCTGCACGAGGTCGACGGCACCCGCAAGGTCGTCAGCCACTTCAACAAGGCGACCAAGGGCCGCATCGTGCGGGCGCTGCTCGAGGACGGCGCCGACCCGCGCACCCCCGCGGCGCTCGCCGACGCGCTGCGCGACCTCGGCTGGACGGTCGAGGTCGGCGAGCGGACCAAGAAGGGCACCCAGCTGGACGTGGTGGTCAGCGACCTGTGA
- a CDS encoding adenosylcobinamide-GDP ribazoletransferase, protein MKALRLSVGMLTCIPVPAVMDVTPRVARGALLCAPLAVAPLGAAVGLACWAGGRADLPPLAVAFVAIGLLALGSRALHLDGLSDVADGLTASYDRARSLEVMKGGTAGPAGAAALVVVLGAQAAALATYGASARDAVVAGACVAASRGALWIVCAAVVPPARADGLGATFARRVPVAVTVTGWMALAALAALVDPVRGLLAVTVAAAAVLLLTWRCVRRFGGVTGDVYGAAIEVALAVLLVGLAGAG, encoded by the coding sequence ATGAAGGCGCTGCGGCTGTCGGTCGGGATGCTCACCTGCATCCCCGTGCCGGCGGTGATGGACGTGACGCCGCGGGTCGCGCGCGGCGCGCTCCTGTGCGCCCCGCTGGCGGTCGCGCCGCTCGGTGCCGCGGTCGGCCTGGCGTGCTGGGCCGGAGGGCGGGCGGACCTGCCGCCGCTGGCCGTCGCGTTCGTGGCGATCGGCCTGTTGGCGCTGGGGTCGCGGGCGCTGCACCTCGACGGCCTCTCCGACGTCGCCGACGGGCTCACCGCGTCCTACGACCGCGCGCGGTCGCTCGAGGTCATGAAGGGCGGCACCGCCGGCCCCGCCGGCGCCGCGGCGCTCGTGGTCGTGCTCGGGGCGCAGGCGGCCGCGCTCGCGACGTACGGCGCGAGCGCGCGGGACGCGGTCGTCGCCGGCGCCTGCGTCGCGGCGTCCCGGGGCGCGCTGTGGATCGTGTGCGCGGCCGTCGTGCCGCCGGCGCGGGCGGACGGGCTGGGCGCCACGTTCGCGAGGCGGGTCCCCGTGGCGGTGACGGTGACCGGGTGGATGGCGCTCGCGGCCCTTGCGGCGCTGGTCGACCCGGTGCGCGGGCTCCTGGCCGTCACGGTGGCCGCGGCCGCCGTACTGCTGCTGACGTGGCGGTGCGTGCGGCGCTTCGGCGGCGTCACCGGCGACGTGTACGGCGCCGCGATCGAGGTGGCGCTGGCCGTCCTGCTGGTCGGGCTCGCCGGAGCCGGCTAG